A region of Nocardioides alkalitolerans DNA encodes the following proteins:
- a CDS encoding septum formation initiator family protein, protein MADERRRTTRGSGPRAGTGPGRARAGGRGSTPPGGRPSTARAGGAGRPRPRFTGRAAILVLVLAVLTVSYASSLRAYLTQRAHLEDLRAQIEEKSANIEAYEREARRWDDDGYVAQQARERLDYVNPGETSYVVIGRDGEPLGGDDASLSEPVVAPPDEEVPPAWWDTAWDSVEAAGDPEAAAEEEAEQQPADEIVPPPEQTEEGTE, encoded by the coding sequence GTGGCCGACGAGCGTCGTCGCACCACCCGCGGTTCCGGTCCCCGGGCCGGGACGGGGCCGGGCCGCGCCCGCGCGGGCGGCCGGGGCAGCACCCCGCCCGGCGGACGTCCGTCGACGGCCCGCGCCGGCGGCGCCGGCCGCCCGCGCCCCCGCTTCACCGGCCGGGCCGCGATCCTCGTGCTCGTGCTGGCGGTGCTCACCGTCTCCTACGCGTCGTCGTTGCGCGCCTACCTGACGCAGCGCGCCCACCTCGAGGACCTGCGGGCGCAGATCGAGGAGAAGAGCGCCAACATCGAGGCGTACGAGCGCGAGGCGCGCCGCTGGGACGACGACGGGTACGTCGCGCAGCAGGCTCGCGAGCGGCTCGACTACGTGAACCCCGGCGAGACGTCCTACGTGGTGATCGGCCGGGACGGCGAGCCGCTCGGCGGGGACGACGCCAGCCTCTCGGAGCCCGTGGTGGCGCCCCCCGACGAGGAGGTCCCGCCCGCGTGGTGGGACACCGCGTGGGACTCGGTGGAGGCCGCGGGCGACCCGGAGGCCGCCGCCGAGGAGGAGGCCGAGCAGCAGCCGGCGGACGAGATCGTCCCGCCGCCGGAGCAGACCGAGGAAGGAACCGAGTGA
- a CDS encoding DUF501 domain-containing protein has protein sequence MSVSDADRAAIAAQLGREPRGIAGIGHRCPCGNPDVVTTLPRLPNGTPFPTTYYLTCPRAASRIGTLEGGGTMKEMQARLGDDEELAAAYRAAHERYLAARAELEPQVGGVPEIAGISAGGMPDRVKCLHVLAGQSLAQGRGVNPLGDEVLDELGDWWASGPCVAPGADATEPRDDA, from the coding sequence GTGAGCGTCTCCGACGCCGACCGCGCCGCCATCGCCGCCCAGCTGGGGCGGGAGCCGCGGGGCATCGCGGGCATCGGGCACCGCTGCCCGTGCGGCAACCCCGACGTGGTGACCACGTTGCCGCGGTTGCCCAACGGCACGCCGTTCCCCACGACGTACTACCTGACGTGCCCCCGCGCCGCCTCCCGCATCGGCACGCTCGAGGGCGGCGGCACCATGAAGGAGATGCAGGCGCGCCTCGGCGACGACGAGGAGCTGGCCGCGGCGTACCGCGCCGCCCACGAGCGCTACCTCGCCGCCCGCGCCGAGCTCGAGCCGCAGGTCGGCGGCGTGCCGGAGATCGCCGGCATCTCGGCCGGCGGCATGCCCGACCGCGTCAAGTGCCTCCACGTGCTCGCGGGCCAGTCGCTGGCCCAGGGCCGCGGCGTCAACCCGCTCGGCGACGAGGTGCTCGACGAGCTCGGCGACTGGTGGGCCTCCGGCCCGTGCGTCGCGCCCGGGGCCGACGCCACCGAGCCGCGGGACGACGCGTGA